One Candidatus Zixiibacteriota bacterium genomic window carries:
- a CDS encoding tetratricopeptide repeat protein — protein MDNGTPLARRTLYLLIVTAALFAAGRFLGGSLFDNNWSFTQWRAFSWWYGVVWLLLCAAGLHAAYHHHERLQNLIVKRLFAPVALAILTIAAILLSFDSFVYGGGNLRIGQIGQVNTAVFHWYELGTTAIVALLFQATSLFSSKPHIAAWWAWRLFSFLCAGLTIWGAIRLSAALAQGKAECVWLTMILLFGGHTLVLLGYTGIEPVLVASVIWFAALALPALQSRRGRHVMILWGLTALAVVMHAANLYLIPAVVYVSIAGTGKQSRQARTAIAASALLLCALIATTYWYADRSFSFSDQILFLHGKSPFNDYSLFSLRHLGDFTQLLFLASPLLVLIAGLTLRQHAMDPRMRLSAVGWILLLGGSVTAFVINPINGIPLDFPRLAAFLCPVALLVACIVAAQGGRTAAMVAVFALMAPLSYLPVYIRIDHAGPYVTEYLDKHDALYRTACLSFRDAYFARREFSSADQWEWKLPVKSPEVLNLRGISSLSMSGDNEEALRVLYPLIAKNPYWDEPRALAAQIQMKLQRFNLAKPQIDTCLMLAPDKKEHLTLLYQYLRDNQRYPEALAQVERAKQLYPHDMDVAIDYVIAKYRIADYVGAESAADSLLAADSTTAYAHLIKGLLYERNGDVVRAVRHYDSFVTLAPEEPEAATIRQRLNVLRERVPSGR, from the coding sequence ATGGATAACGGGACTCCACTCGCCAGGCGCACGTTGTATCTCCTGATCGTTACCGCTGCACTTTTCGCGGCCGGCCGTTTCCTGGGGGGGAGCTTGTTTGATAATAACTGGTCATTCACTCAGTGGCGGGCGTTCTCCTGGTGGTACGGGGTTGTATGGCTGTTGCTGTGCGCCGCAGGACTCCACGCGGCATATCATCACCACGAACGGCTGCAAAATTTGATTGTGAAACGGCTTTTCGCACCGGTCGCTCTGGCGATTCTGACCATTGCTGCCATTCTGCTCAGTTTTGATTCGTTTGTCTACGGCGGTGGAAACCTTCGAATTGGCCAGATAGGCCAGGTCAACACCGCCGTGTTTCATTGGTACGAACTTGGCACAACCGCAATCGTGGCCTTGCTATTCCAGGCGACCAGTCTGTTCTCATCGAAACCACACATAGCCGCGTGGTGGGCCTGGCGGTTGTTCTCTTTTCTGTGTGCCGGATTGACGATCTGGGGTGCGATCAGATTGTCGGCGGCGCTTGCTCAGGGAAAAGCGGAGTGCGTGTGGCTAACCATGATTCTCCTGTTCGGCGGCCACACCCTTGTTCTTTTGGGATACACAGGGATCGAACCGGTATTGGTAGCTTCTGTGATCTGGTTTGCGGCGCTCGCGCTGCCCGCGCTGCAGTCGCGCCGCGGCAGGCATGTGATGATACTCTGGGGGCTGACTGCGCTGGCTGTTGTCATGCATGCCGCGAATCTATACCTGATACCGGCAGTGGTCTATGTGTCGATCGCCGGCACGGGCAAGCAGTCGCGCCAAGCTCGGACGGCGATAGCGGCCTCGGCGCTGCTACTGTGCGCGCTGATCGCGACGACATACTGGTACGCAGACCGGTCGTTTTCGTTCTCGGATCAAATCCTGTTTCTGCACGGCAAGAGCCCGTTCAATGATTACAGCCTGTTCTCGCTCCGCCATCTTGGGGATTTCACACAACTTCTGTTTCTCGCCTCTCCCCTGCTGGTACTGATCGCAGGGCTGACACTACGGCAACATGCAATGGATCCGCGGATGCGGCTGTCGGCTGTCGGCTGGATACTTCTCTTAGGGGGCAGCGTGACAGCTTTTGTCATCAATCCGATCAACGGCATTCCACTGGATTTTCCCCGCCTTGCGGCGTTCCTATGCCCCGTTGCATTGCTGGTGGCTTGCATCGTAGCGGCACAGGGCGGACGAACTGCTGCCATGGTCGCCGTGTTCGCTCTGATGGCGCCGCTCTCATACTTGCCGGTATATATCAGGATCGATCATGCCGGGCCGTATGTCACAGAGTACCTGGATAAGCATGATGCGTTGTATCGAACCGCCTGTTTGTCATTCCGTGATGCCTACTTCGCGCGGAGGGAGTTCAGCAGCGCCGACCAGTGGGAATGGAAGCTGCCGGTGAAATCGCCGGAGGTGCTGAACCTCCGCGGCATCAGTTCTCTCTCTATGAGTGGGGACAACGAGGAGGCGCTCCGGGTACTGTATCCGTTGATTGCCAAGAATCCGTACTGGGACGAGCCACGGGCGCTGGCAGCGCAGATACAGATGAAGCTGCAGCGGTTCAATCTGGCCAAGCCGCAAATCGACACCTGTTTGATGCTGGCCCCTGATAAGAAGGAGCATCTGACCCTTCTGTACCAGTATCTTCGCGACAATCAGCGATATCCCGAAGCTCTGGCCCAGGTAGAAAGAGCGAAGCAACTCTACCCGCATGATATGGATGTCGCTATCGATTACGTGATCGCCAAATACCGGATCGCTGATTATGTTGGCGCCGAAAGCGCAGCCGATTCACTGCTGGCCGCTGATTCAACAACGGCGTACGCTCATCTCATCAAAGGATTGCTCTATGAACGAAACGGCGATGTGGTGCGAGCAGTGCGACACTACGACAGCTTCGTCACCCTGGCTCCCGAGGAACCGGAGGCAGCTACCATTCGGCAGCGACTGAATGTGCTGAGAGAGAGAGTACCGAGCGGTCGATAA
- a CDS encoding thioredoxin family protein, with protein sequence MGQQRNGIRHLRRQKEPFRGLFSVDWCGWCRKLKSEVLTDRSVITILNASFNAVQVNPDIDSLVPYCDSLVTCRELNNIYGISGYPCACFFNREGDLIYRFLGYTDADRYARILDSVRKHL encoded by the coding sequence TTGGGTCAGCAGCGCAATGGTATACGACACCTCCGTCGCCAAAAAGAGCCATTCCGTGGTCTTTTTTCTGTCGACTGGTGTGGATGGTGCCGGAAGCTCAAATCGGAGGTGCTGACCGACAGAAGCGTGATAACCATTCTTAACGCGTCGTTTAATGCAGTCCAGGTGAATCCGGATATCGACAGCCTGGTGCCATATTGTGATAGCCTGGTCACATGTCGCGAGTTGAACAACATCTACGGCATCTCGGGGTATCCATGCGCCTGCTTTTTCAATCGCGAGGGAGACCTGATATATCGATTCCTCGGCTATACTGATGCTGACAGATATGCGAGGATCCTGGACTCGGTTCGCAAGCACCTCTAA
- the ybgF gene encoding tol-pal system protein YbgF produces MNTIGSDKRHLIVAVVLTAVVSLVVLSGCVTKRDIEEINIRLDRIEQKAVQTQRLVAQMDSTNTASAEADKKLRNDMQQTVLDLQGQIAKLLENYNDLLTKVDALSRSKSRIQSSPGAQDGGEGTTATPQSSDCDNAYDEAFLLVRKGDYDKAITGFRGFLTTCPKHASTENAYYWIGECYYSLEKYSDAITEFEYLLKTYKATANASRALYKLGRSKQELGQKADAKKIFQRLIDEHGGTLEAEQAKERLKELK; encoded by the coding sequence ACGGCGGTTGTCAGCCTGGTGGTTCTCTCCGGCTGCGTCACCAAGCGCGATATCGAAGAGATCAATATCCGGTTGGACCGGATCGAGCAGAAAGCTGTCCAGACGCAAAGGCTGGTCGCCCAGATGGATTCCACCAACACGGCCAGTGCCGAAGCGGATAAGAAACTCCGCAACGACATGCAGCAGACAGTGCTGGACCTTCAGGGGCAAATCGCCAAGCTGCTGGAGAACTACAACGACCTGCTGACGAAAGTTGATGCACTCAGTCGCTCGAAGTCCCGTATCCAGAGCTCACCAGGAGCCCAGGACGGTGGCGAAGGCACAACCGCTACGCCCCAGTCGTCGGACTGCGACAACGCCTACGACGAGGCATTCCTGTTGGTTCGCAAAGGGGATTACGACAAGGCCATTACGGGATTTCGTGGCTTTCTGACCACATGCCCAAAACATGCTTCAACGGAGAACGCCTACTACTGGATCGGCGAGTGCTATTATTCGCTGGAGAAATACTCCGACGCTATCACGGAGTTTGAGTATCTGTTGAAGACCTACAAGGCGACGGCAAACGCCAGTCGCGCCTTATACAAGCTGGGGCGATCCAAGCAGGAGCTCGGGCAGAAAGCGGATGCCAAGAAGATATTCCAGCGTCTGATCGACGAGCACGGCGGCACACTTGAGGCCGAACAGGCCAAGGAACGGCTCAAAGAATTGAAGTAG
- a CDS encoding DMT family transporter: MILTRFLLLFTVIIWGWTFVATKVALSYVSPAELLGLRLLIGLPILLVVIAKKKIRLHFNYHQNMNLLLGSAVITTHFLIQITGIKYTSATNTGWLISVTPLVLAVLSYLFLKEKIGRNQIIGIVVATVGIVLLISHGDLSHIGWMKSVGDWLVLGSAFTWAIYTVATRDISRERNPVAITFAILLPCGVLLLGYMALTSNWSRFAHLPLEATIAILFLGILGTALAHWFWQEGIAKIGAAKAGYFLYLEPVATTALAVPYLGEQFTAITAIGAACVLGGVYWAQRQARR; the protein is encoded by the coding sequence ATGATCCTCACGCGCTTTCTGCTGTTGTTCACCGTCATAATCTGGGGGTGGACATTTGTCGCCACCAAGGTCGCGTTGTCCTATGTCTCGCCCGCCGAACTGCTGGGACTCCGTCTTCTCATAGGACTTCCCATACTTCTGGTAGTAATTGCCAAAAAGAAGATTCGCCTGCATTTCAACTACCATCAGAATATGAACCTCCTGCTCGGTTCGGCTGTCATCACTACTCATTTTCTGATTCAGATTACCGGAATCAAATACACGTCGGCCACTAATACGGGATGGCTGATCTCAGTGACGCCGCTGGTGCTGGCGGTTCTGTCGTATCTGTTCCTCAAAGAGAAGATCGGACGGAATCAGATTATCGGGATTGTTGTCGCTACGGTAGGAATTGTCCTTCTCATTTCGCACGGCGATCTGTCACATATCGGCTGGATGAAGAGCGTGGGAGACTGGCTGGTTTTGGGATCGGCGTTCACCTGGGCGATCTACACTGTCGCCACACGTGATATTTCGCGGGAGCGGAATCCGGTCGCGATCACATTTGCGATTCTCCTGCCTTGCGGTGTGTTGCTGCTTGGGTACATGGCGCTCACTTCCAACTGGTCCCGATTTGCGCATCTTCCATTAGAAGCGACTATTGCCATTCTATTCCTGGGGATTCTCGGCACTGCTCTGGCGCACTGGTTCTGGCAGGAGGGGATCGCCAAGATCGGCGCAGCCAAGGCTGGTTATTTCCTCTATCTGGAACCGGTGGCAACCACGGCTCTGGCAGTTCCGTATCTGGGGGAGCAATTCACGGCCATTACAGCCATCGGCGCCGCGTGCGTGCTCGGTGGCGTTTACTGGGCGCAACGGCAAGCCCGCCGATAG
- a CDS encoding YbaB/EbfC family nucleoid-associated protein has protein sequence MGMGGLGDMMKQVQKMQAKMAEIQAQLEKAQVEGSAGGGMVKVIANGKHEVISVTIDPEVVDRNDVEMLQDLVVAAVNQAHQKAQELASEQMAELTGGLKIPGLNLPF, from the coding sequence ATGGGCATGGGCGGACTGGGCGATATGATGAAACAGGTGCAGAAGATGCAGGCCAAAATGGCGGAGATCCAAGCCCAGCTCGAGAAGGCGCAGGTCGAAGGGTCGGCCGGGGGCGGGATGGTGAAGGTGATCGCCAACGGTAAACACGAGGTCATCTCTGTGACGATTGATCCCGAGGTGGTAGACAGGAATGATGTCGAGATGCTGCAGGACCTGGTCGTCGCTGCGGTCAACCAGGCGCACCAGAAAGCGCAGGAACTGGCATCGGAGCAAATGGCGGAACTGACCGGCGGACTCAAGATCCCTGGTCTAAATCTCCCCTTCTGA
- the recR gene encoding recombination mediator RecR: MLQSADSVERLITELTRLPGIGRKSAARLAFHILKLTKQEANDLAEAIRVVKEKVGFCSVCCNISETDPCRVCTDPKRRSDVLCVVEEVSDAAAMDKAEGFNGRFHILGGRLSPLNGIGPDDLNIQQLLTRLKPEVTEIILATNPNVEGEATATYLARLLKPLGVKVTRIARGLPVGSDLEYADAVTLTRALEGRQEY; this comes from the coding sequence ATGTTACAATCGGCGGATTCGGTCGAACGACTTATTACCGAATTGACACGGCTGCCCGGCATAGGTCGAAAATCGGCGGCCCGCTTGGCATTTCATATCCTCAAGCTGACCAAGCAGGAGGCCAATGACCTGGCCGAGGCTATCCGGGTAGTCAAAGAGAAGGTGGGGTTTTGCTCGGTCTGCTGCAATATTTCCGAAACCGACCCCTGTCGCGTCTGCACCGATCCAAAACGCCGATCCGACGTGCTCTGCGTGGTGGAAGAGGTTTCCGATGCTGCCGCCATGGACAAGGCGGAGGGATTTAATGGGCGATTCCATATTCTGGGCGGACGTCTCTCGCCGTTGAACGGTATCGGGCCGGATGATCTGAATATCCAGCAGCTTCTCACCCGTCTCAAGCCGGAGGTGACCGAGATCATCCTCGCCACTAATCCTAATGTCGAAGGCGAAGCTACTGCGACCTATTTGGCACGTCTCTTGAAACCGCTGGGCGTGAAAGTCACCCGCATCGCCCGTGGTCTGCCGGTCGGCTCGGATCTGGAGTATGCGGACGCCGTCACCCTGACACGGGCTCTTGAAGGGCGACAGGAGTATTGA
- the sthA gene encoding Si-specific NAD(P)(+) transhydrogenase, translating into MTDKSYDMIVIGSGPAGEKAAIEAAKMRKSTAIIERKSVQGGVCIHTGTIPSKTLRETALYIAGLRQRTAYGLVGGMKTDISMRDLTYRKDQVIQQELDVIQQNMAQHRIEVIHGTGMIASPNTVVVSEDTNSNRILTAEVIVISTGTRSYHPPHVPFDSKYIYDAETIIDMDILPRTLTIAGGGVIGCEYACIFAHLGVKVFIVDSRKKLLSFLDHEIGDALVYLMRKYGITLILGEAAESFSVENNQVVTVTRSGRRVVSDRLLYAAGRNGNTDNLGLEGLGIETDDHGLVKVDQYYRTTVPTVYAVGDVIGFPSLASVSMDQGRLAAIHAFKKDSVSCLNTLLPFGIYTIPEVSIVGETEESLTAAGHEYEIGVARYFELARGQIINDHDGMLKIIFDLKSKRILGVHIIGDRATELIHIGQAVMTHGGTLDYFVDTVFNYPTLSEAYKVAAMDGFARMQYRQ; encoded by the coding sequence GTGACCGACAAATCCTACGACATGATAGTGATCGGCTCCGGCCCGGCCGGCGAGAAGGCGGCCATCGAAGCCGCCAAGATGCGAAAGTCGACCGCGATCATCGAACGAAAATCGGTGCAAGGGGGAGTCTGCATACATACCGGGACGATCCCGTCCAAGACCCTTCGCGAAACCGCGCTCTACATCGCCGGTCTTCGCCAGCGCACCGCGTACGGACTGGTCGGGGGTATGAAAACCGACATCTCGATGCGTGACCTCACCTACCGCAAAGACCAGGTGATTCAGCAGGAGCTCGATGTCATCCAGCAGAATATGGCGCAGCACCGGATTGAGGTGATTCATGGCACCGGCATGATCGCCTCCCCGAACACGGTCGTGGTCTCCGAGGACACGAACTCCAATCGCATCCTCACGGCGGAGGTGATCGTGATCTCCACCGGTACCCGCTCGTATCATCCCCCGCACGTGCCGTTCGACAGCAAATACATTTACGATGCCGAGACGATCATCGACATGGATATCCTGCCACGGACCCTCACCATTGCCGGAGGGGGCGTGATCGGCTGCGAGTACGCGTGCATCTTCGCGCATCTCGGCGTGAAGGTATTCATAGTCGACTCTCGCAAGAAACTCCTGTCGTTTCTCGATCATGAGATCGGTGATGCTCTCGTGTATCTGATGCGCAAGTACGGCATTACGTTGATCCTCGGCGAAGCGGCGGAGAGCTTCTCGGTGGAGAACAACCAGGTGGTGACCGTCACCAGGTCGGGACGGCGCGTGGTCTCCGACCGCCTGCTGTATGCGGCCGGACGAAACGGTAATACTGATAACCTGGGTCTGGAAGGCCTGGGGATCGAGACTGATGACCATGGCCTTGTCAAGGTCGACCAATATTATCGTACTACTGTCCCAACCGTATACGCGGTCGGGGACGTGATTGGTTTCCCTTCACTGGCGTCGGTCTCAATGGACCAGGGGAGACTCGCCGCCATCCACGCGTTCAAGAAAGACAGCGTCTCATGCCTCAATACTCTCCTGCCGTTTGGCATTTACACCATTCCGGAGGTCTCGATTGTGGGAGAAACAGAAGAGTCCCTCACTGCGGCCGGCCACGAGTATGAGATAGGCGTGGCCCGTTATTTCGAGTTGGCGCGAGGCCAGATCATCAACGACCACGACGGTATGCTCAAAATCATCTTTGATCTCAAGTCAAAGCGAATCCTCGGCGTACATATCATCGGGGACCGGGCCACGGAACTGATTCACATCGGTCAGGCCGTCATGACCCACGGCGGGACACTCGACTATTTCGTTGACACGGTGTTCAATTACCCGACGCTCAGTGAAGCTTACAAAGTTGCCGCGATGGACGGTTTCGCCCGTATGCAATACCGTCAGTGA
- the ligA gene encoding NAD-dependent DNA ligase LigA, with translation MSGTPDKKLLAEYEQLKQQLNHHNYRYYVLDQPEITDADYDRLFDRLVTIEKEHPELATLDSPSQRVGATPSKKFAPVRHRVQMLSLQKVTSTEEFAEFDRRVHEGLDVTADIEYVTEPKLDGLAVELVYEKGLLVLGSTRGDGSVGENVTVNLRTVKNIPLRLSARAAAMYPLLEVRGEVIMRRSAFEKLNAKLTAQELPPLANTRNGAAGSLRQLDPKITASRPLLFYAYGISATDLSGLETQQKTIDFLKGEGFRVNEHIEPVRGVDHAAKVFEKLTQLRPTLDYEIDGMVVKVNRFTDQVRLGQVSRAPRWAVAWKFAAELAETILEDVEFSVGRTGVITPVAKLKPVRVSGVTVSNASLHNEDELKRLDIRIGDAVVVRRAGDVIPEVVEVITEKRHKDARSVRFPTQCPSCGEPISRPEGEAAHRCVNAACPAQLEGRLIHFASKGGFDIEGLGDKLARQLISNALVSDPADVFFLTKEQLLPLDLMGDKKAENLLEGIGRSRAVGLPRIIYALGIIGVGEAAAKLLADHFGMFERLAAASLDELQNINGIGPEIAQNIVDFFAGPHNRGMIEKLHRGGVEFPPYKTTTKKGKLLGKTFVITGTLSQPREHFKDMIEKNGGKVAGSVSKKTDYLLCGEDAGSKLDNAKKLGVKIIDETAFQSLL, from the coding sequence ATGAGTGGCACGCCCGACAAGAAGCTCCTGGCCGAATACGAGCAACTCAAGCAACAGCTCAACCACCACAATTATCGATATTACGTGCTGGATCAGCCGGAGATTACCGATGCCGACTACGACCGGCTGTTCGACCGGCTGGTCACCATCGAGAAAGAGCATCCCGAACTGGCCACGCTCGATTCCCCTAGCCAGCGCGTGGGAGCGACGCCATCGAAGAAATTCGCACCGGTGCGACATCGGGTGCAGATGCTGTCGCTGCAAAAAGTAACAAGCACTGAGGAGTTTGCGGAGTTTGACCGCCGTGTGCACGAGGGACTTGATGTAACCGCCGATATCGAATATGTGACGGAACCTAAGCTTGACGGTCTGGCCGTGGAACTGGTCTATGAGAAAGGTCTGCTCGTGCTTGGCTCGACGCGGGGGGACGGGTCGGTCGGTGAGAACGTCACAGTGAATCTGCGCACAGTCAAAAACATCCCGCTCAGACTGTCCGCAAGGGCGGCTGCCATGTATCCGCTTCTGGAGGTCCGTGGTGAGGTTATCATGCGCCGCTCCGCTTTCGAGAAGCTCAACGCGAAACTTACTGCGCAGGAACTTCCACCGCTGGCCAACACGCGCAATGGTGCCGCCGGGTCGTTGCGTCAACTTGATCCGAAAATCACTGCCTCTCGCCCACTCTTGTTTTACGCCTATGGTATTTCCGCTACCGACCTTTCGGGACTGGAGACCCAGCAGAAGACGATCGACTTCCTGAAAGGGGAAGGGTTTCGGGTCAATGAACATATCGAACCGGTTCGCGGAGTTGACCATGCCGCGAAGGTATTTGAAAAGCTTACGCAACTGCGGCCAACGCTTGATTACGAGATCGATGGCATGGTGGTGAAAGTGAACCGGTTCACGGATCAGGTTCGGCTCGGTCAGGTTTCACGCGCACCGCGCTGGGCAGTGGCTTGGAAGTTCGCCGCGGAACTCGCGGAGACAATTCTCGAAGATGTAGAGTTCTCAGTAGGACGTACCGGTGTTATTACGCCGGTTGCCAAGTTGAAACCGGTCCGTGTGTCCGGTGTGACTGTCTCGAACGCCTCACTGCACAACGAAGACGAGCTAAAGCGGCTGGATATTCGGATTGGTGACGCCGTGGTTGTACGGAGGGCGGGTGACGTTATCCCCGAAGTTGTTGAAGTGATAACTGAGAAACGGCACAAGGATGCCAGGTCGGTTCGGTTCCCCACACAATGTCCCTCATGCGGAGAGCCGATCTCGCGGCCCGAAGGGGAAGCGGCACACCGCTGTGTTAACGCCGCCTGCCCGGCACAACTTGAAGGACGGCTGATTCATTTTGCATCGAAAGGGGGATTTGATATCGAAGGGCTCGGCGACAAGCTGGCTCGACAACTCATCAGTAATGCACTTGTGTCCGATCCGGCCGATGTCTTCTTCCTGACCAAGGAACAACTTCTTCCGCTCGATCTGATGGGGGACAAGAAAGCTGAGAACCTGCTTGAGGGGATCGGACGCTCCCGTGCAGTGGGTCTCCCCCGCATCATCTACGCGCTTGGCATAATCGGTGTCGGCGAGGCCGCGGCAAAACTCCTAGCGGATCATTTTGGGATGTTTGAGCGGCTGGCTGCCGCCTCGCTCGATGAACTGCAGAACATCAACGGCATCGGTCCAGAGATCGCACAGAACATTGTCGATTTCTTCGCCGGTCCGCACAATCGCGGGATGATCGAGAAGCTTCATCGCGGCGGAGTCGAATTCCCACCGTACAAGACCACAACGAAGAAGGGCAAACTACTGGGGAAAACGTTTGTTATCACCGGCACGTTGTCACAACCGCGCGAACACTTCAAAGATATGATTGAGAAAAATGGCGGCAAGGTGGCGGGGTCCGTCTCGAAGAAAACCGATTACCTGCTCTGCGGTGAAGATGCCGGCTCCAAGCTCGATAACGCGAAAAAACTTGGCGTGAAGATCATCGACGAGACCGCGTTTCAGTCACTTCTGTAG
- the dnaX gene encoding DNA polymerase III subunit gamma/tau: MNYTVLARKYRPQTFDDVVAQEHVTRTLRNALKNNRIGSGYLFCGPRGTGKTTVARILAKAVNCVNGPTQTPCGECPACKEITAGSSLDVLEIDAASNTGVDDVRTLRENVRYLPTNGKKRIYIIDEVHRLSGAAFDALLKTLEEPPPHVMFVFATTEPTKVPETILSRTQRYDFRRVSVDELTSHLRTIAQREHLTIDDAALHLLARKADGSVRDSLSLMDQITAFAGDTIGEQDVVAALGLVDRQFLFDFVNAVAEADGAKALHLTKRLFDAGVDVADFVSELLDHFRTLLVLSSGPESAELLPLGSAELAEYQKQAQNYSVGDLLRLIKIASEVIRDLKDGGLDERLLLEVASVRMADMESTVRLEEVLKALSALPIGAASGAAGPGGVPDFFPAAPLRKDEVPAAAGPRDVTTVAAEALAQPSRTLNLAQVHAGWEGFLTDLRHTNPMLASQVRMAEIKSVKDNQVTLLYFASGETSMQLVLKVENLNATIRALREHFKANVTLKVEIDRSKEHPNPPLAKGEQPKVDIKKLVEESPRLKQLIDKVDGEVIGVKKVQ, from the coding sequence ATGAACTACACAGTTTTGGCCAGAAAATATCGGCCGCAGACATTTGATGATGTTGTGGCGCAGGAGCATGTCACCCGAACGCTTCGCAACGCCTTGAAGAACAACCGGATCGGCTCCGGATATCTGTTCTGCGGGCCGCGTGGGACCGGCAAAACCACGGTCGCACGGATACTGGCCAAAGCAGTCAACTGTGTCAACGGCCCCACCCAGACGCCTTGCGGCGAGTGCCCGGCCTGCAAAGAGATCACGGCCGGTTCCTCACTTGACGTACTCGAAATCGATGCTGCTTCGAATACCGGGGTGGACGATGTCCGGACTCTTCGTGAAAACGTCCGCTACCTGCCAACAAACGGCAAGAAGCGCATCTATATCATCGACGAGGTCCATCGGCTGTCGGGTGCTGCGTTTGACGCGCTCCTGAAAACTCTCGAAGAGCCGCCGCCGCACGTCATGTTCGTATTCGCCACTACCGAACCGACCAAGGTGCCGGAGACGATTCTCTCACGGACACAGCGATATGACTTCCGCCGCGTCTCGGTCGATGAGTTGACCTCCCACCTTCGGACGATAGCACAACGGGAACACCTTACCATCGACGATGCCGCGCTGCATTTGCTGGCCCGAAAGGCTGACGGTTCGGTGCGCGATTCGTTGTCGCTGATGGATCAGATAACAGCCTTCGCCGGTGACACGATCGGCGAACAGGATGTGGTCGCGGCGCTTGGCCTGGTTGATCGACAGTTCCTGTTCGATTTCGTGAATGCGGTGGCCGAGGCGGACGGGGCCAAAGCGCTTCATTTGACAAAACGTCTGTTCGATGCCGGAGTGGATGTTGCCGACTTTGTGTCTGAGCTGCTGGATCACTTTCGTACATTGTTGGTGCTCTCATCCGGCCCGGAGTCTGCGGAGCTGCTGCCGCTCGGTTCGGCGGAACTGGCCGAGTATCAGAAACAGGCACAGAACTACTCCGTGGGGGATCTGCTCCGGCTGATCAAGATTGCATCGGAGGTCATACGGGATCTCAAGGATGGGGGGTTGGACGAGCGGCTTTTACTGGAGGTGGCGTCGGTCAGAATGGCCGATATGGAATCGACCGTCAGATTGGAGGAGGTACTCAAAGCGCTAAGCGCGCTCCCGATCGGGGCAGCTTCCGGTGCCGCCGGCCCTGGTGGTGTACCGGATTTTTTTCCGGCCGCGCCGCTGAGAAAAGACGAGGTTCCAGCGGCGGCCGGCCCTCGTGATGTCACAACTGTGGCGGCAGAAGCGCTGGCGCAGCCATCGCGGACACTGAATCTTGCCCAGGTCCACGCCGGCTGGGAGGGGTTCCTGACAGACCTTCGGCACACGAACCCGATGCTCGCCTCGCAAGTGCGCATGGCGGAGATCAAGAGTGTTAAGGACAATCAGGTGACTCTGCTGTACTTCGCCTCCGGCGAAACATCCATGCAGCTGGTGCTGAAGGTTGAGAACTTGAACGCCACTATTCGAGCGTTACGCGAACATTTTAAGGCCAATGTCACGCTGAAAGTGGAGATCGACCGTTCAAAGGAACACCCGAACCCGCCACTCGCCAAAGGCGAGCAACCGAAGGTTGACATCAAGAAGCTGGTCGAGGAGTCACCGCGACTCAAACAGTTGATCGACAAAGTCGACGGCGAAGTAATCGGCGTCAAGAAAGTACAATGA